A window of Bacteroidota bacterium contains these coding sequences:
- a CDS encoding flippase-like domain-containing protein translates to MQPDSRQLLKTFRPSRIFLPIALGLGAATYLLLKNFDSEAFSHISWGWSSSFWILMALMMMVVRDGAYMIRIRALTDDQISWRNSFNVIMLWEFSSALAPGMLGGGFFFAIFILNREKVNMGKSITAVMLSSFQDGVFLAIMAPLVYFIIGKERLFSTLNLETLNTDKIGSGFFYSFWIVYFIILAYKVFVAYALFVNPRFVKWLLIKMFSLPVLRRWKHSALETGNQLVIASKGLKNKSRKFWFNSFAGTFASWTARYTIVNCLILAFHNVPVENFIVFARQVVMGIIILFSPTPGGSGLAEFMFSDFLGEFIPKGLSASLGLLWRLVSYYPYLFIGAIILPRWIRSRFSKTEAKEIVSEL, encoded by the coding sequence ATGCAACCCGATAGCAGGCAGCTCCTCAAGACGTTTCGTCCATCACGAATCTTCCTGCCAATCGCTTTGGGTCTGGGAGCAGCTACTTATTTGCTGCTAAAGAATTTTGACAGTGAGGCTTTTTCTCATATTTCCTGGGGCTGGAGTTCTTCCTTCTGGATTTTGATGGCGTTGATGATGATGGTGGTGCGCGATGGTGCCTATATGATCCGGATTCGCGCGCTAACCGATGATCAGATCTCCTGGAGAAATTCTTTTAATGTAATCATGTTGTGGGAGTTTTCATCCGCTCTCGCTCCCGGTATGCTGGGTGGAGGATTCTTCTTCGCGATTTTTATTCTCAACAGGGAAAAAGTGAACATGGGGAAAAGCATTACTGCTGTAATGCTTTCTTCGTTTCAGGATGGTGTGTTCCTGGCTATCATGGCTCCGTTGGTATATTTCATTATCGGAAAAGAAAGACTTTTTTCTACATTAAATCTTGAAACATTAAATACAGATAAAATCGGATCGGGATTCTTCTATTCGTTCTGGATTGTCTATTTCATTATTCTTGCTTACAAGGTCTTTGTCGCTTATGCATTGTTTGTGAACCCACGTTTTGTGAAATGGCTTCTCATCAAAATGTTTTCATTGCCGGTTCTGAGAAGATGGAAGCACAGCGCCCTGGAAACAGGCAACCAGCTGGTGATTGCTTCTAAAGGCTTAAAAAACAAAAGCCGTAAATTCTGGTTCAACTCTTTCGCGGGAACGTTCGCTTCCTGGACAGCCCGATATACCATTGTGAATTGTCTCATTCTTGCTTTTCACAATGTACCGGTAGAAAATTTTATTGTATTCGCGCGTCAGGTAGTGATGGGAATTATTATTCTCTTCAGCCCTACACCCGGCGGAAGTGGTCTGGCTGAATTCATGTTTTCAGATTTTCTCGGAGAATTTATACCAAAAGGATTATCAGCCTCTCTCGGTTTGTTGTGGAGACTTGTGAGTTACTATCCTTACCTGTTCATTGGCGCTATCATTTTACCTCGCTGGATTCGCTCCAGATTTTCTAAAACGGAGGCAAAAGAAATTGTGAGTGAATTATAA
- a CDS encoding segregation/condensation protein A: protein MEKQFEIKLPQFEGPFDLLLFFIERDEIDIHNIPIHTITNDFLEYMHRMSEFNIEVASEFILVAATLMRIKAKMLLPRPELDDQGNEIDPRQDLVQRLLLYKQYKAACEDLRVLEDDRAMKTERGNIQRELATIALQNSHAEELMNLNLYQLLNTFNKVIKRFEDEKHKVHHKIVQYPYTISEQKVMVRQMIAGKEKLPFTEVILACHNKVQAIFTFLGILELLQEQILRITLGMGFNNFWLSESNGEML from the coding sequence GTGGAAAAGCAATTTGAAATAAAACTACCCCAGTTCGAAGGCCCCTTTGATCTGCTCCTCTTCTTCATAGAACGGGACGAAATCGATATTCACAATATTCCGATTCATACGATCACCAATGACTTCCTGGAGTACATGCACAGGATGAGTGAATTTAACATCGAGGTCGCTTCAGAATTTATTCTTGTCGCCGCGACACTCATGCGTATCAAAGCAAAGATGTTATTGCCACGTCCTGAACTGGATGACCAGGGCAATGAAATCGATCCTCGTCAGGATTTGGTACAAAGACTTTTGTTGTACAAACAATACAAGGCCGCATGTGAAGATCTTCGTGTTTTGGAAGATGACCGTGCGATGAAAACTGAGCGTGGAAATATTCAGCGTGAACTTGCGACCATCGCTTTGCAGAATTCCCATGCGGAGGAATTGATGAATCTCAATCTTTACCAATTGCTCAATACCTTTAATAAGGTCATCAAGCGTTTTGAAGATGAGAAACACAAAGTACATCACAAAATTGTCCAGTATCCATATACCATCTCTGAACAAAAGGTGATGGTACGACAGATGATCGCAGGTAAAGAAAAATTACCTTTTACTGAAGTAATTCTTGCCTGTCATAATAAAGTGCAGGCGATCTTTACTTTCCTGGGGATTCTTGAACTGCTCCAGGAACAAATTCTCCGCATCACCCTGGGAATGGGTTTCAATAATTTCTGGCTCAGCGAAAGCAACGGCGAGATGCTCTAA